A single Sulfurimonas aquatica DNA region contains:
- the mreC gene encoding rod shape-determining protein MreC — protein MNKELFSYFLVIAALVIGAVYYNTTIQSPIISSLNYIKTSYHNTTQFFQDAIDRHTFQASLIQTQKEQLKDYEKNKLIIQELTNEISDIYKINNSTLSQNPNVELVRSISYQKFGDFNRVWIDMPDYNASKIYGLVYQGLVAGIVIPKNERALGVLNRDIKSTYAVYVGEQNAPGIAHGNNEKNIMVKFIPTWFKIKTGDEVTTSGLDNIFFAGLKVGRVLSVTSSQGYQNAIIEQYYQDQKPNYFHLIRKIK, from the coding sequence ATGAATAAAGAGTTATTTTCTTACTTTTTAGTAATAGCTGCCCTTGTTATAGGTGCAGTTTACTATAATACAACTATTCAATCCCCTATTATTTCATCTCTAAACTACATAAAAACAAGTTATCATAACACAACTCAATTTTTTCAAGACGCCATAGATAGACATACCTTTCAAGCTTCACTTATACAAACACAAAAAGAACAGCTTAAAGATTATGAAAAAAACAAGCTTATTATTCAAGAGTTAACCAATGAGATAAGTGACATATATAAAATTAACAACTCTACATTATCGCAAAATCCAAATGTTGAACTCGTTCGCAGCATCTCTTATCAAAAGTTTGGAGACTTCAACAGGGTATGGATAGATATGCCTGACTACAATGCTTCAAAAATATATGGCCTTGTCTATCAAGGACTAGTTGCAGGTATAGTCATACCAAAGAATGAAAGAGCTCTTGGAGTTTTAAACCGTGACATTAAAAGTACCTACGCCGTTTATGTAGGAGAACAAAACGCACCAGGAATAGCGCACGGAAATAACGAAAAAAATATAATGGTAAAATTTATTCCAACATGGTTTAAAATAAAAACCGGAGATGAAGTGACTACCTCTGGACTTGATAATATATTTTTCGCAGGTCTCAAGGTTGGTAGAGTACTCTCTGTTACGTCTTCTCAAGGGTATCAAAACGCCATAATTGAGCAGTACTATCAAGACCAAAAACCAAACTACTTTCACCTTATAAGGAAAATAAAATGA
- a CDS encoding rod shape-determining protein, translated as MIFNKLVGLFSNDLSIDLGTANTIVIAKGRGIIINEPSVVAVKTEKYGQQRVLAVGHEAKEMVGKTPGNIRAIRPMRDGVIADFDMTEKMIRKFIEKAHGRSSLISPRIIICVPYGLTQVERKAVRESALSAGAREVFLIEEPMAAAIGAGVDIREPQGHLVVDIGGGTTEIGVVSLGGLVLSKSIRTAGDKIDQGIINFVRKKYNLLIGERVAEDIKINIGTAVSLDEELSMIVNGRDQVEGLLSSVELTSEDARDAMKEPLKEIAEALRDVLERMPPDLAGDIVNHGIILTGGGALIRQLDKYLSDLVRIPVFVADEPLLAVARGTGRALEEIDLLQELFENE; from the coding sequence ATGATATTTAATAAACTAGTAGGACTCTTCTCAAACGACTTATCTATTGACTTAGGAACGGCAAATACGATTGTAATTGCAAAGGGCCGTGGAATTATTATTAATGAACCATCAGTTGTTGCCGTAAAGACTGAGAAGTATGGGCAACAGCGCGTTTTAGCTGTTGGACATGAAGCTAAAGAGATGGTTGGAAAAACTCCTGGTAACATTCGCGCTATCCGTCCTATGAGAGATGGCGTTATAGCTGACTTTGATATGACAGAGAAGATGATTCGTAAGTTCATCGAAAAAGCTCATGGAAGAAGTTCTTTAATCTCTCCACGTATTATCATCTGCGTGCCTTACGGTCTAACGCAGGTTGAGCGAAAAGCTGTTCGCGAATCTGCTTTAAGCGCTGGAGCTCGTGAAGTTTTTCTTATTGAAGAGCCTATGGCCGCTGCAATTGGCGCTGGAGTAGACATTCGTGAGCCTCAAGGTCACTTAGTTGTTGACATTGGTGGCGGTACTACTGAGATTGGTGTTGTATCTCTTGGTGGACTTGTACTTTCAAAGTCAATCCGTACTGCGGGAGATAAAATAGACCAGGGAATCATCAACTTTGTAAGAAAAAAATATAATCTTCTTATAGGTGAGCGCGTTGCTGAAGATATCAAAATAAATATCGGTACAGCGGTATCTCTAGATGAAGAACTCTCAATGATAGTAAATGGTAGAGATCAAGTTGAAGGACTTCTAAGTTCAGTTGAGCTTACAAGTGAAGATGCAAGAGACGCTATGAAAGAGCCTCTAAAAGAGATAGCTGAAGCGCTTCGTGACGTTTTAGAGAGAATGCCGCCTGACCTAGCTGGAGATATCGTAAACCATGGTATCATTTTAACGGGTGGTGGAGCGCTAATCCGTCAGTTAGACAAGTACCTTTCTGACCTAGTTAGAATTCCCGTTTTTGTTGCTGATGAGCCTCTCCTTGCAGTTGCGCGTGGAACTGGTAGAGCACTTGAAGAGATAGATCTTCTACAAGAACTTTTTGAGAATGAATAA
- the clpX gene encoding ATP-dependent Clp protease ATP-binding subunit ClpX: MINRHCSFCDASESEKNPLIAGNGVYICKNCVVSAYKIMFGDEKAMHDEDNEELLETVGELMTPKELYNFLGDYIIGQERARKLVSVAVYNHYKRIFKNVKIENDDTEIAKSNVLLIGPTGSGKTLMAQTIARVLNVPIAIADATSLTEAGYVGEDVENILTKLIQAADGDVDRAQKGIIFLDEVDKVSRMSENRSITRDVSGEGVQQALLKIIEGSSVNIPPKGGRKHPNQEFTAIDTTNILFICGGAFDGLEELLKRKQGDNVLGFGHDKKSKDEKKPTYDMVEPDDLVHYGLIPELVGRLPIIASLSEISENDMVRILTEPKNSLIKQYKKLFSIDDVELNFEEGALLAIAKKSIKRKTGARGLRAILEENMIDIMYELPEYAGYEVLITKEVIEGTQEPVYIKQTTKKTA, translated from the coding sequence ATGATAAACAGACACTGTAGTTTTTGTGATGCAAGTGAAAGCGAAAAAAATCCGCTTATCGCTGGAAATGGCGTTTACATATGTAAAAACTGTGTAGTTTCTGCATATAAGATTATGTTTGGCGATGAAAAAGCTATGCATGATGAAGATAATGAAGAGCTACTAGAAACAGTAGGTGAACTTATGACGCCAAAAGAGTTATATAACTTTTTAGGTGACTATATCATAGGACAAGAAAGAGCAAGAAAACTTGTAAGCGTCGCTGTTTATAACCACTATAAAAGAATCTTTAAAAATGTAAAAATTGAAAATGACGATACTGAAATTGCTAAATCAAACGTACTTCTAATAGGTCCAACGGGGAGTGGTAAAACACTTATGGCGCAAACGATTGCTAGAGTTTTAAACGTTCCTATTGCCATAGCCGACGCTACAAGTTTGACTGAGGCTGGATACGTAGGAGAAGACGTTGAAAATATTTTAACAAAACTCATTCAAGCAGCTGATGGAGACGTTGATCGTGCTCAAAAGGGAATCATCTTTTTAGATGAAGTAGATAAGGTTTCTCGTATGAGTGAAAACCGTTCTATTACACGTGATGTTTCAGGTGAAGGCGTACAACAAGCTTTACTAAAAATAATAGAAGGCTCTTCAGTGAACATTCCACCAAAAGGTGGACGTAAACACCCTAATCAAGAGTTTACGGCTATAGACACTACAAATATTTTATTTATTTGTGGCGGTGCGTTTGATGGTCTTGAAGAGTTACTCAAACGCAAACAAGGTGATAACGTACTAGGCTTTGGACATGATAAAAAAAGCAAGGATGAGAAAAAACCAACTTACGACATGGTTGAGCCCGATGACTTAGTTCATTATGGTCTTATTCCTGAGCTTGTTGGGCGTCTTCCTATTATCGCTTCACTTAGCGAGATCAGTGAAAATGATATGGTTCGTATATTAACAGAGCCTAAAAATTCTCTTATCAAACAGTATAAGAAACTTTTTTCCATTGATGATGTAGAGTTAAACTTTGAAGAAGGCGCTCTTCTTGCAATTGCTAAGAAATCTATTAAACGCAAAACTGGTGCTCGTGGTCTTCGCGCTATCCTAGAAGAGAATATGATAGACATTATGTACGAACTTCCAGAGTATGCTGGATATGAAGTGCTTATCACTAAAGAAGTAATAGAAGGGACGCAAGAGCCTGTTTACATCAAACAAACAACAAAAAAAACAGCATAA
- the lpxA gene encoding acyl-ACP--UDP-N-acetylglucosamine O-acyltransferase has translation MSKISQLAVIEDGAIIGENVEIGAFCFISAQTTIGDGTTIAQNACIYGKTTIGKNNRIFSHAVIGSIPQDLKFNGEDVELIIGDDNTIREFTLFNPGTKGGGGKTIIGNHNLFMGYVHLGHDVIIGNHCILANAATLAGHVELGDYVVVGGMTPIHQFVHIGDYAMVGGASALAQDVPPFCMAEGNRASLRGLNLTGLRRHIERDDINDLKSAYRDLFESGQPLKDSATTILETTKSHYVKELCDFVLKTKRGIPFERKNV, from the coding sequence ATGTCTAAAATATCCCAACTGGCCGTTATTGAAGATGGCGCAATTATTGGTGAAAACGTTGAAATAGGAGCTTTTTGTTTTATTTCAGCGCAAACAACGATTGGCGATGGAACGACTATCGCTCAAAACGCTTGTATCTACGGAAAAACAACTATAGGTAAAAATAATAGAATATTTTCACATGCCGTTATTGGTTCCATTCCACAAGATTTAAAATTTAATGGTGAAGACGTTGAACTAATCATCGGCGATGACAACACGATTAGAGAGTTTACCCTTTTTAATCCTGGTACAAAAGGTGGCGGTGGTAAAACTATCATCGGTAACCACAACCTTTTTATGGGTTATGTTCACTTAGGCCATGACGTTATCATTGGCAATCACTGCATTTTAGCAAACGCTGCGACATTAGCAGGTCACGTTGAGCTTGGTGATTACGTTGTAGTAGGTGGAATGACTCCTATCCATCAGTTTGTTCATATAGGCGATTACGCTATGGTTGGAGGAGCGAGTGCTTTAGCTCAGGACGTTCCACCATTTTGTATGGCAGAGGGCAATCGTGCATCTCTAAGAGGTTTAAATCTTACCGGGCTTAGACGACATATTGAGAGAGACGATATAAATGATTTAAAATCCGCATATAGAGATCTCTTTGAATCAGGACAGCCGCTAAAAGATAGTGCAACAACTATTTTAGAGACAACTAAGAGTCATTATGTAAAAGAGTTATGTGATTTTGTTCTTAAAACAAAACGCGGAATTCCATTTGAGAGAAAAAACGTTTAG
- the fabZ gene encoding 3-hydroxyacyl-ACP dehydratase FabZ, whose product MMDVIEIQQILPHRYPFLLVDRVTDIVNDEMLIAYKNVSISENIFQGHFPGHPIYPGVMILEGMAQAGGLLAFKSMDMSPEDAAKKVVYFMSIDKAKFRSPVKPGDKLEYRISVIKNKGPIWVLKGEAYVDDKIVSEAELKAMIVDK is encoded by the coding sequence ATTATGGATGTTATTGAAATTCAGCAGATACTACCTCATAGATACCCTTTTTTACTCGTCGACCGTGTTACGGATATTGTAAACGATGAAATGCTCATCGCATATAAAAATGTATCTATTAGTGAAAATATATTTCAAGGCCACTTTCCAGGTCATCCAATATATCCAGGTGTTATGATACTTGAAGGAATGGCCCAGGCCGGTGGACTACTCGCATTTAAAAGTATGGACATGTCTCCAGAAGACGCTGCTAAAAAAGTAGTTTACTTCATGAGCATTGATAAAGCAAAATTTAGATCTCCAGTAAAACCTGGTGACAAACTAGAGTATAGAATCAGCGTTATCAAGAACAAGGGACCTATCTGGGTACTTAAAGGTGAAGCTTACGTAGATGACAAAATCGTCTCTGAAGCTGAGCTCAAAGCTATGATAGTTGACAAGTAA
- a CDS encoding epoxyqueuosine reductase QueH, whose protein sequence is MLVHICCSVDSHFFLQKLQHDYPDEKLTGFFYDPNIHPYSEYQLRLLDVQRSCNKLGIELLEGEYDYENWLQAVRGLEKEPEKGARCEVCFDKRFSVSAEKALTLGEKKITTTLLVSPLKSQEQLKRVGDEFYEKNGVEFIAVDYRSGGGTQDQSRVTKEEQLYRQDYCGCIFGLTMQREQQDRLMDEMFSPISNAILPASIEERIAMYTHRNRLEDENVNYRIVKQKFLNYREFNFKVTLGKKDVLDAYALSYSTLPKKRAQGRIEFDSQNIHYFNRDEIKFITLDYFNRENSTQYKSVKEMIYKPLEMEKELEFRAKINSTSYDLSPIIVLENIPDGKLTINLDSKTYEDVKEKLIII, encoded by the coding sequence ATGTTAGTTCATATCTGCTGTAGTGTTGATTCACACTTTTTTTTACAAAAACTCCAACACGACTATCCAGATGAAAAACTCACCGGTTTTTTTTATGATCCAAACATTCACCCTTACTCAGAGTACCAACTGCGTTTACTCGATGTACAACGAAGTTGTAATAAGTTGGGCATTGAACTTCTAGAGGGTGAATATGATTATGAGAACTGGCTTCAAGCTGTTCGTGGACTTGAAAAAGAGCCTGAAAAAGGAGCACGTTGTGAGGTCTGTTTTGATAAACGCTTCAGTGTAAGTGCAGAGAAAGCTCTCACTTTAGGAGAGAAAAAAATCACTACGACCTTGCTTGTAAGTCCCCTAAAGTCACAAGAGCAACTCAAACGCGTGGGTGATGAATTTTATGAGAAAAACGGCGTTGAGTTTATAGCCGTTGATTATCGCTCCGGTGGAGGAACACAAGATCAAAGTCGCGTTACAAAAGAGGAGCAGTTATACCGCCAAGACTACTGTGGTTGCATCTTTGGTTTAACTATGCAAAGAGAGCAACAAGATAGACTCATGGATGAGATGTTCTCCCCAATATCAAATGCCATACTTCCCGCTTCCATTGAAGAGCGAATAGCAATGTATACTCACAGAAATAGACTCGAAGATGAAAATGTAAACTACAGAATCGTTAAACAAAAATTTTTGAACTATAGAGAGTTTAATTTTAAAGTAACGCTTGGCAAAAAAGATGTTTTAGATGCTTATGCCCTTAGTTACTCTACTCTTCCAAAAAAAAGGGCTCAAGGACGCATAGAATTTGACTCTCAAAACATTCACTACTTTAATAGAGATGAGATAAAATTTATTACGCTTGATTACTTTAACCGTGAAAACTCTACACAGTACAAAAGCGTAAAAGAGATGATTTACAAACCTTTAGAGATGGAAAAAGAACTAGAGTTTAGAGCTAAAATAAACTCCACAAGTTATGACTTGAGTCCCATAATAGTGCTTGAGAATATACCTGATGGGAAACTCACGATTAACCTTGATTCAAAAACATATGAAGACGTCAAAGAAAAACTAATCATAATATAA